The Candidatus Mycolicibacterium alkanivorans genome contains a region encoding:
- a CDS encoding IS1380 family transposase has protein sequence MKSSAAVSRVKVSADGHGVVSHAGVGMLRELADLSGLSAGVTAALADTYRGPWIYPPGAVFADLAAAVADGATCIDGVGQLCGDREHVFGPAASTTTMWRLVDERIDAAHLPAIRAARCDARAAAWAAGAAPAAGRWLHIDLDATITIDHSDNKENAAATWKKTYGHHPLLAFLDRPEVAGGEALAGLLRAGNAGSNTAADHITVLGWALESLPAAYRPDPHDPTAHKILVRSDSAGATHKFAAECRRQGVGFSFGFAVDARVRDAVDTLNLAEAWYPAIDSSGAIRDGAWVAEATGLVEMSSWPEGTRLILRRERPHPGAQLRFTDADGMRVTAFITDTPNGVVDGQLAGLELRHRQHARVEDRIREAKTTGLRNLPCHGFDANAAWLEIILTATDLVAWTKLIGFADQPDIAGCEIDTFRYRVLHVAARITRAARRTHLRIDATWRWAHAIATAWQRLRTAFG, from the coding sequence GTGAAGAGTAGCGCAGCGGTTTCCCGAGTGAAAGTGTCCGCGGATGGTCATGGCGTCGTGTCTCACGCCGGGGTGGGGATGCTGCGGGAACTGGCGGATCTGTCCGGGCTGTCGGCGGGGGTCACCGCGGCGTTGGCCGACACCTATCGGGGCCCGTGGATCTACCCGCCGGGGGCGGTGTTCGCCGATCTCGCCGCGGCGGTCGCTGACGGCGCGACCTGCATCGACGGGGTCGGGCAGTTGTGCGGGGACCGTGAGCACGTGTTCGGTCCGGCCGCCTCGACGACCACGATGTGGCGGCTGGTCGACGAGCGGATCGACGCCGCGCACCTGCCGGCGATCCGGGCGGCGCGCTGCGATGCGCGGGCGGCGGCGTGGGCTGCCGGGGCTGCGCCGGCCGCTGGCAGGTGGCTGCACATCGACCTCGACGCCACCATCACCATCGACCATTCCGACAACAAGGAGAACGCGGCCGCGACCTGGAAGAAGACCTACGGTCACCACCCGCTGCTGGCGTTCCTGGACCGCCCCGAGGTCGCCGGCGGCGAAGCGCTGGCCGGGCTGCTGCGAGCGGGCAACGCCGGCAGCAACACCGCCGCCGATCACATCACCGTGTTGGGCTGGGCGCTGGAATCGCTGCCGGCCGCCTACCGACCCGACCCGCACGATCCCACCGCCCACAAGATCCTGGTGCGGTCGGATTCCGCCGGTGCCACGCACAAGTTCGCCGCCGAATGCCGCAGGCAAGGGGTGGGGTTCTCGTTCGGGTTCGCCGTCGACGCCCGCGTGCGCGACGCGGTCGACACCCTCAACCTCGCCGAGGCCTGGTATCCGGCGATCGACTCCAGCGGCGCGATCCGCGACGGCGCCTGGGTCGCCGAGGCCACCGGCCTGGTCGAGATGAGCAGCTGGCCCGAGGGCACCCGGCTGATCCTGCGCAGGGAACGCCCCCACCCCGGCGCGCAGCTGCGGTTCACCGACGCCGACGGGATGCGGGTCACCGCCTTCATCACCGACACACCCAACGGCGTCGTCGACGGGCAACTCGCCGGCCTGGAGCTGCGGCATCGCCAACACGCCCGCGTCGAGGACCGCATCCGCGAGGCCAAAACCACCGGGCTGCGCAACCTGCCCTGCCACGGCTTCGATGCCAACGCTGCCTGGCTCGAAATCATCCTCACCGCAACCGATCTCGTGGCCTGGACCAAACTCATCGGCTTCGCCGACCAGCCCGACATCGCCGGCTGCGAGATCGACACCTTCCGCTACCGCGTCCTGCACGTCGCCGCCCGCATCACCCGCGCCGCCCGACGCACCCACCTGCGCATCGACGCCACATGGCGCTGGGCCCACGCCATCGCCACCGCATGGCAGCGTCTGCGCACCGCCTTCGGTTGA
- a CDS encoding MFS transporter — protein sequence MDVDMLLGAYVLGLVPGLLVASALSDRHGRRRVMLFGVASSAAGSVILAVGDLWGFPALFVGRLLSGLAVGIAMAVGSAWITELSKPPFDDASPGTGARRASIWLTVGFGLGPLFAGLLAAFAPQPLVLTYVLHATLCLPALWALQPRAVETHGAAVARTMVDRLRVPAAGHRRFVRVVVPMAPWIFGSAGIAYAIVPALVADQLGSWALLYTAGLTVLTLLCGVLVQPIARRLDDRSSARAVVISMVLMTMGVFAAVATAITRSPVAALLVAMLLGCAYGIAIVSGLLEIQRIADPDELAGISGVYYSLAYVGFLVPAVLAGLAHFFSYPAMLTALGLLATVCAICCAFGWSKHLQPTTSEPPANDLMSR from the coding sequence GTGGATGTCGACATGCTGCTCGGGGCGTACGTCCTGGGCCTGGTGCCGGGTCTGCTGGTCGCCTCGGCTCTGTCGGACCGACACGGTCGACGGCGCGTGATGCTGTTCGGTGTCGCGTCCTCGGCAGCAGGCAGCGTCATCCTGGCCGTGGGCGACCTGTGGGGATTCCCGGCCCTGTTCGTCGGCCGCCTGCTCAGCGGCCTCGCCGTCGGCATCGCGATGGCCGTGGGGTCAGCGTGGATCACCGAACTGTCCAAGCCGCCGTTCGACGACGCGTCACCCGGGACGGGAGCGCGGCGGGCGTCGATCTGGTTGACAGTCGGCTTCGGGCTGGGCCCGCTGTTCGCGGGACTGCTGGCGGCATTCGCCCCGCAACCGCTGGTCCTCACCTATGTGCTGCATGCGACGCTGTGCCTGCCCGCGCTGTGGGCACTGCAACCTCGTGCGGTGGAGACCCATGGTGCTGCCGTCGCCAGGACCATGGTGGATCGGTTGCGGGTGCCCGCGGCCGGGCACCGGCGCTTTGTGCGCGTCGTTGTTCCGATGGCGCCGTGGATCTTTGGCTCTGCGGGCATCGCCTACGCCATCGTGCCCGCCCTGGTCGCCGACCAGCTCGGGTCATGGGCGCTGCTGTACACCGCCGGGCTGACGGTCCTGACGCTGTTGTGTGGCGTCCTGGTCCAACCGATCGCCCGACGCCTCGACGACCGGTCCAGCGCACGGGCCGTGGTGATCTCGATGGTGCTGATGACGATGGGGGTCTTCGCCGCCGTGGCGACCGCAATCACCCGCTCCCCCGTCGCCGCACTGCTGGTCGCCATGCTCCTCGGCTGCGCGTACGGCATCGCGATCGTGTCCGGCCTGCTGGAGATTCAACGCATCGCCGATCCCGACGAGCTCGCAGGCATCTCCGGGGTGTACTACTCGCTGGCGTATGTCGGCTTCCTCGTGCCCGCCGTGTTGGCCGGGCTCGCGCACTTCTTCAGCTACCCGGCCATGCTGACCGCGCTGGGGCTGCTGGCGACCGTCTGTGCGATCTGTTGCGCCTTCGGCTGGTCCAAACATCTCCAACCGACTACCTCAGAACCGCCCGCCAATGACCTGATGTCGCGATAG